The following nucleotide sequence is from Zingiber officinale cultivar Zhangliang chromosome 10A, Zo_v1.1, whole genome shotgun sequence.
CGGATGTTTAAAGAACTGAGTACTTTTCACAAAGCTTTTGACTTTGCAGCGTAAAACAAGAAAAACTGCAAGATTTGGTTTTGAAATTGGTCGAATTGTTCCTgtcgtgaagaaaaaaaaaatgcagcAGAGGGTTCCTTCTTTTTGCACATCTTGACTCGCTGTAGCTTTGAGGTGTGTGCAAGGAGATGATTGAGCAATTCATCAACTTTGTAATCCGGCCTCCTAGGTATGTACATATCTTGTTTACTTACAAAATTAGTAAGTTTGACCTGCCATCTCCCCTTGCGTTGAATTGACTGAAACTTTCCATACATACATTCTTTGAGTTGTACGAAGTAATTTCATATAAGAAGTCCAGTCATAGTATAAGAGGATATCCTTTTTGGTAataaatgacttttttttttgtcattttgcTCTGATGTATGAAGCCTTTTGAGCAAATTCTTGCCATGATATATCCAGCCACAAATCCTGTCTGGCGTACTTGATTTTGTCATATATCCACTACGTCTGATATCTCATATTTTTTCTCATAATAAATGACTAAATTTTTGGCTTAGTGTAGCTATTTTGAGCAGTCTACTCAcctgtttgtgtgtgctgtaatATTCATTTTGTTGTTTTTGCCATAATTCGAAAACTTCTTTGTTAGTGCACTTACATTTCCATTTCATCTGTCTGTATCTTCTTTATCTACTACTTCTTTCTTTCCTTGGACTTAATAGCTCTACTTAATTAGAACCAAGGTTGTATGGTATATGGTGTGCAGCTGGCCAACTACATAGCGCATATGTGGTTTGTAGGCGTATATGCAATCCatataaaaagatagaaaaagCTATTTTTATTTATGGAAATGCTTAGCATTTATATGACAAAGTACAACATCAATCTGTCTAGTCAATACTTCTATTAAAATATTCATTACCATATAAGATAAAACACATAATTCTATCAATCTATgttaatacaacaacaacaaccagaCCTATATCCCATTGAGTGGGATTGGCTATAGCAATTTATGTAGTATGCATATAATTGAACATATGAAATGCAAAGTAGTTAAGTTAAAGATTCAAGGTACCACACcaaaaacttagcttttgaaattGTTTCATGATCATGAGAACTAATccctgaaaagaaaaaaaaaatgtagtaATATTTGGGTTTTCATTTAAACTGTTTTTTTTTCCTCAATCACTTTTATGAATAACAATCACTTTTATGAATGCCCACATATATGCCAGACCATATATGTGGCTGCATAGGCCACCTAGTTCTGCATATTGAAGGAAACTATATATTAGGGGACAGTCACCTTGTGCAAATGCCTGGCTAGCCACTTAGGCCTCTTTTTATTATCATGGTTAGAACTCATTATAACTAGTCATTTTACCTTTAATATTGTTATTGAGGATTTTTAAGGGCCTATATTTACTGTCATTTTGAAAACATCTGTACTTTTGGTATGATGACATCCAGGGCTGATTATAACCCAGACCAATACCTATGGGAACCAGAATTCACACTTGCTGGCAGAAAATATAAACGTCTAGACTTGGAGGCAAGTACGGACATGTGTTACCGAAGTTCTCTTCTTTTTTTGGATAAAAATTTAGAGGATTTATTGCTGATGTATGCTAATTTTACTTCATTAAACATGACAGCTCAAAAATGGAAGAGGTCACACTCTCAAATGTAGTCACTATGTTCCCTATTCTATACCCGAAAACACTGCTCTTCCTTGCGTTGTATACTGCCATGGCAACAGGTCTTCATTCTTCAAtgcttttatttaaaaaattctcatATTGTTTATTGTTATAATATTGAGCAACTCTTCTGTAATTGTATTACTGTTGTCGTGATATGCACCTTTGTTGAACAATGTAACCAAtttatttttaatgataaaatggagaaaaaaaaaactcaaacagAGAATACTTGTTCTTTTTTGCTATGTAGAAGAATAAACACAAACATTGGGCATGTAAATCTCTCTTGATACCATTTTAAATACTAGCCAAGACCTTTGTTGACAAAAGTGTGAATCTTTTCCTTGGTCTCCTTGTCTGGAGATACGTAGCAGTGCTAACCCAAGATTGAGCAAATAGATCTTTATATATCTACAAGAAATTTGCTTCCCCAATtggaattttaattatttgtctCTTCTATGGAAATTACAGTGGGTGCAGAGCAGATGCAAATGAAGCTGCCGTAATCCTTCTTCCTTCGAATATTACCCTCTTCACTCTCGATTTTTCAGGTTCAGGACTTTCTGAGGGTGAATATGTCAGCCTTGGTTGGCACGAGGTTGGTTATTGTGATTCCTTTTGGTTTATGATCTTTGCTTACTCTTATCAATAGTTCACTGCTGAGgttgttttatttcttttgctGATTACCTTCAAGACCAACAGTTCCTAAAATTACTGATTATGGGTTTTATCAACTTGTATATCAGAAAGACGATCTCAAAACCGTGGTCACTTATCTCCGGACCAATAAACAAATTTCTTGTATTGGACTTTGGGGCCGATCAATGGGTGCTGTTACAAGGTATTTTTCTCTGgacaatttttttattattcattcATATGTCAATTTATCTGTTCATATTCTGGTAATCTTGCTAATGCAATGCACATATATTCATCCTGTATATAGGTTATTTTCATCAACATCTTGATAATCGTTTGACCTATTCTTCTGATAGGGTATTGCTCAATAATTAGTGGTAGTATAAATTGAGAGGAATAAAATATCATATTGTGTGTGTGTGCACTGAATAGCTTATAACTAAAATGTCCCACATAAGAGTAGATTCATAACATCATTATTAAACATATTTAGTATTCTTCAATAAGTAATAATTCTGAGCCACCCTCTGGCTGAGCATAAATATCATTGTTCGCTAGCTAGTTATATAAAGGGCAGCttggtgcacaaagctcccgccaaTGCAGAGTCTCGGGAAAGGATCTATTGTACACTATACTGCTTTGCAAGAGATTATTtccgagactcgaacccgtgaTCTCTAGGTCACACGACATCAATTTTATGTAACTCTAGCTAGTTCcataaaatctaaaaattcaaatttgcAAAAGTGAGAAGAAACTCAACAGATATTACAAAGATTCAATACTACAATAGTTGAGAATTTTGTTGTTGCAATGCCCTGGATTGATCTTCAAAGAATTGAAGGTTGGACTGTAATTGATGATAATCTTCAAGAGAGACATCTTCATAAGTTAGTGAAAATCTTCAGACATATAATTTTCTTCAGCTCCCTCTCAAATTGAAGACATCACAAGGTTGTGAACTTTGCAAGGATGAATGACACTATGTGAGTGATTGATTGTAAAGTAAAAGGGATAGATGAAGGGTTCCATTTTCACTCTTGATATGAGGAGTTAATACCAAAATAATTCTAACAGTATATTATCATATATTGCCTCAACAAGTTCATTCCAGTTACCTCATTTTGGAATCAATTTCTTCTTCTGGGTAGTTTTTCCATTTTGTCACTTGAACTCATGTGCAGGAATTTTGGTGGTGATGATACATATTTCAAGGATGATCTTTTCTGTTTTTGAAAGGGCATAATTACACATAAAGCTGTTAGATTTAACTCTACTTTGCATTCTATGACCATACAGTTGCCATCCTATTTGTTTACAAGATGTAGTTGATTATATGGACaaaaactgttttttttttttgcatgaagAGGTGGAACCTATCCACTTatccttgttttgttttgttttttatttttgtgtAACAGCCTTCTTTATGGAGCAGAAGATCCCTCTATTGCTGGCATGGTGCTGGATAGTGCCTTCTCAAACTTATTTGAGCTTATGATGGAGCTTGTGGATGTCTACAAAATCCGTCTTCCAAAATTTACAGTATGATACATTTTGGAAAAATGCTTGTTCAACTCATAATATGTTCTTGACATTGCTATTTGAAGTTTTGGCAGATAACTCATATCTAGATAACTTTTCCTTAACATTGTAATTGCTTGACTTGATTAGTAGTCCTGTGCGTAAGTATTTATCATGTGGTGGGTCTTGTGGTTCCATCCGCATGCTCTTTAGCATCTATTATGACAATATCCTGGCTGTTCCTTCTGATAATAACTTGTAGTTTCTCAACCACTTCCACTATCATGCCAGTGCATAATCTCGTTAGAGTTTTGTAATGGAAGAGGGAGTCATGTAGCTGTCCAATAGTTGATATCATCCTTATGATGATACTTTTTGTTGATACTGTCGATTCTGCTGCTTTTACATTTGGTGGCTTCAATATCTTAACATATTATGTTGTACTTTTTATATAGATCCGACTGGCTTTGCGGTATATGAGACGGGTTATTCAAAAGAGGGCTAAATTTGACATAATGGAACTCAATGCTGTGCAGGTACTGGGCTTTGCACTTCTTTGTAGTCATTTGTCTTTTGGACTATCTTTGTGATTTTTCCCATCCTTAGCGAGTTAAAGAACACATGAAATATGTAGTTCCTGCGAAACAAACTCTACGTAAAATGCATGCTCTATTTAGACCCGACCCTAGGCCGGGTCcagcccgggcccgtaaccgggtcaacgggccggttgcccgttgacccggtttgCCAGGCTGAACCGGAACCGGCTTGGCAAGTTGTCAGGCCGGTTCCGATTCCTTAAGTGCAAAACTGGCGGACCACCGATTAACCGCAGGTTCAActagattttgttttttttttctttttgcctGTTAGAACCGGTAGTTTCTAGCCATTGGAATCACTGGTTAACCGGCAGTTCCTAACCATTGAGGGAGGGGTGGGggtttttttaggtattttttttcaacggttaggatcatttgaccattttttgatcaatgactatgatttagtatttgttactatccaaactctataaatagggagctcatttcatcattttcacacacatcttctttactcttaatctcaattttatATTCTCTATATATTTTCGCCTTCATTTCTACGCACTTTCATTTCTGATTTTCAATTACAACGGAAGGAGACCATGGAGGTGCATCACCtcaagctcggaagggaaaggaaatagtgaatctgcaggaggaccccaacattcaatttATCGATGATGAAATTGAGCaccttccgaatccgacacccgaaacataaggaagtatcgatgcaattacttctaaggttcgggaaattcctcctctaaagtcttctattttcactaacattttgagaaggtcactcttccgtcgagataaatgcgtgcaaaatgtaagcactacaATGCTTCTTATAAATTTCAAGTCGACGGAGACTATGGGTCGTCGAAACGACACGTAGAAACGATTCAAACGAaccacccgacggaatatggactcaacCGTTtttaaacacaattatcaagattttcttcaattaGCGGTAGTACTatttccggtttatttttatattcggataataaattaagataatcattagctaaatttgtttctgtagaatatttttcttttagttttggatctaaatgtacatttgaaaatttttgtaaagaattTCTTAATcttgtgctaaacgtgttcctagatttacacttactcgtacaattaaaaattagtaaaacaaggaaaagaaaatttaattgatgaatttgataattagataataaagtttctttatgttccgatatttggagtaataattggcaaacacattcataTATGCGTGTGACTTGCCATTCGATAGATAACTCTTGAATgtccaaaaaagattgttagcttatagagtttttgatgaatcatataatgctcataacatcACACAATTATTATGATGTTTTCAATaacattagataatgctagttctaataccgcttgtatagatctaaaatttgtttgtccacctattattggtggtttattttgttatattcgttgtgtatgtcatgctttaaatttatgtgttcaagatggattaaatttttttttagaaaattatattaaaccaattaaaattacaatttcttatttatggtctcatccatctataatgaaacaatgaggtaggttttgtaaaactaatggaatgagacctaacaAATTTCCACGTGacgtaccaacacgttggaattcaacataccaattattacaagattcatttcaaaataagtattattatgtttattttttgcacaaaatactaatactaatatatatttatttttataacaataaaatatttatagtaatatttgtgaaattttaaaagtatttaatgatgcaaccgaacaactttgtagtgtttattatcccattactcaattagttttagaaaatttttctaatatagtattagttgtAAATGAACatgttaataataatttttatattcttgcatcttagctatgaaaactaaacgagaaaaatatttttattttatttctgaaatttatttaattgcatttgctttagatcctagatttaaattagaagttttacaataaatgttaattttatattatgacgttttaattccaattaaagatttttttcctcctgatccagttaatattatatataatgttagaatttatttatatgatatttatcatcaatattatgcaaaatatggaacacaaattaatatttttgaaatacaaaAAACtattagtagtaatttaaaacttacaaaagcacaacttttattaaaagaacgaacaaaacgtccacgaggatcctcaagttccacacataaacttgagaattattttacgatttcttttgattttaatgaagcaaataacgaaaattttgatatcttaaagtggtggttagtcacagaaggctcaaagctttcacGTCCTCTCTgtgatcgccaaagaaattttagcttgtccaatatcaactgttgttgtggagcagacgtccaatgctggcggcaacatattagatgaatgacgattaactttgtctcccgacttaTTGGAAGCCCAAACATTACTGAACGATTGGATCAGAGCCGAGAAAAGAATCCAAAGAATGCAACTTTCATATGacaaagttgaagattttgatgttGAAGAAACGAATACAACAGGAACGGGAAATGAAAGTGAGTGACAATGTGAAGGGTAAAAATGTAAAATAACTACATGGGCTTTGATTCTCCTATACCCTaaggggatacgtaggcaacttaaataaatgcaagcccttttttaaaataatttttaattttaactttttttaataataattttgaaccgTGGCGAACCGTGAACCAAACCgcgaaccgtaaccgtcttggacgGTTAAGGTTAAGAGTCGATCTGCCAGGAATGGTCGAACCGTCAGTTTTGAACCGTGGTTAGGTCTAGCTCTAGTCCCAGCTTTAATTATGCAACTTCAATTTTTACTTCAAGTGAGTTCAAAGTCCTAACCACTAAACTTGGGTTGTGTTACTAGTCGAAAGCTTAGTCTAGTTAAATTTTAGTGCACCCACGGCATCTTTCTGGCTCTGATTGAACACACTATGATAGTAATGCATGATTAACACCTCATACTGTCAACTTATAATTGCTCATCGTTGCCTCCAGTCTGCACCGAAGACCTTTATTCCAACATTATTTGGGCATGCTTCAGATGACATATTTATTCAAGCTCGTCACTCAGATATTATATATGAGGCATATGCAGTATGTAACtaaaattctatttctaaattttgtatttttaaaaaaaaaattgaaagttttcatGGAAATTAACTCATATTTAATTCTCTTTTGTTATTCTACAGGGTGATAAGAACATTATCAAATTTGAGGGTGACCACAACTCACCCAGACCACAGTTCTACTATGATTcagtttctattttcttttataatgtcCTGCGACCCCCACAAATCCCTTCAAGTTCTTCGAATAAGTTTGAAAGGTACTATGATCTGGGTGATCTGAAGGTTGGTGCTGGAAATGAGGAGGTAATTTTCTATATCAATTTGACATGAATGTATTggtgaaaagaaaagaaactatCAGTTGCAGTACTAGAAAAGGAAATTAATGACAGTATGTAGAAATATATGTTTGGACTATATGTTGAAGTTTGTGTTTGTAGAGTTTGCTATATGAAATCATCACTGGTCTTCGCACAGCTGGTAGTGATGAAGCATGCTCCTCATCAACACCTGGAATTCCTAACGTTGCAGGTTTAACCATTAATTTGGCTTTCAAATCGTGTTattttgtgtgtttggttttctttaAATTGGTTTATTGGTTGCACCACAGGTTCAACTGCAAAATCTGTTGTCGAATTGTTATCAGAAAGTGTAACTCATCTATCCATTGCTAATGACTTTGTGAGTATGTTGTTGAAgtgatttttctttttgcataaaaagtttaaaaaagaGAAAATGGCTTCGGTAAGATGTTAAACATATAGTTCGATCACTTTTGCAGGATTTCCTTGTTGACGAAGATAACACAATTATCAAAATAGAGAGTGACACTAATGATGGATCCAGTGTTCAGGTAAACAACTAGTTTCTTTTTTCCAGTTCCTAGAATTTTGTTTTTGGAGTAACAGCAtcgttttttttttgtcaatttgCCCTAAGGATCATTTCAATTGTTAGAAATTTCATTATGATATCAGAATttgtaaaaacaaaaaaaaaagaaaaaaaaagagaggaagTTCTACTAAAATTATCGTTTTCATTTGCTTCATCCCAATTGGATCAGTTTTGATCAATTTTGGCTGAATTTTTTTCTGGTTTAAAGTAATATGATGTTAACGTTATACTAAAATGtagaaccgccacatcagcggctcCCTAGAATTGgtcccatggatatggagggaggtgaTGTTAACGTTATATTAGATTTTATGATGGTTGCAGTCGCACTGGTCCTCTAAATCTCAGATCACGTCCTTTTACTTATTGATTTAACATTTGAGATTACAGTTTTCCTACTTCATTTGCTTGGATGTCTACTGTTTCATAAAGGATATATCAGATCCAGGACATTTTCTGATGGCATCTTTTACAGGCTAAAAGGACTGAATTGAACGAGGAATGCTGCTCCTTTTCGAGCTCAAATAGGGAGAGTTGGGGGAGATGTTCTTCTTTAGGTGGAGATAGCGATAAGTCATCCTCAGTGGAACGCACTGGAAGATCAAATAGCAAACATCAGGTCTTTTTTTCTTCCCCAATTCTAATGCCTATCCTTGCATTATGCTATCTAAACCATTTTATTCCACAACACAATTCCCAGAAAAATCCTTTACCACACAACAATTTAGTCATGCTACCTTTCTACTACTGATTTTTCATTTTAGCTCAATGTTCAACGACGCCTGTGAAGGGGTTCTTTGTAGGATTTACTATAGAATGCCTCTTTCCGGCCATAAGGTTAGGGTGGTATTTGATCGCTCGATCGTCGATAGCTAGCTACTAAAGAGAGGCCATCAACAGTCAGAATCAAATTAGGGTATTGTGTTTGGTTAAAGAAAAGCCTACTGAAAAGAGCAGTCCACAACTAGGATCAAATTTCCCTCAATAGGATTTGCATTCAATTTGTTTCATTAAGGAAGCAGCCCACTCATTTCAGCTATTATTTTCCTGATTTTACACTACAGACGACACTGAGGCTCCTAGCGACGCCGCTCAGACGCATACGAAGGAGATCATCTCCAAAATCCAAGAACAAGAAAGAAGGCACCTCAGTAGCCAACAAACCAAAGCGCAAAAAGAAGCTAGAGAAAAAGGAAACATTCGGCCAGCGGCTACATCTTTGCTTCCTGGGGCTAACCAACCACAGACGACATCGATCGACCTGACCTGCCCTGACCTTTGCTTAAACATGTATCACACcaacataaaaaagaaaaaattatggtGTTGGCGGCTGTAGTTTACTAATTAGAAGGCTGTGGTTAGTGTTAACGTATAACATTGCCTGTAGGATTTTGTTGGTTTGGCAAAGTGTGATTAAAGCTTTAGCATTTTGTTCCTATTCTAACACTGCTTAGCAGAGGCTGTGGAAGTTGATCAGTGGATGGTCATGAGAATGTGCTGCTGCTGAGCCATTAATTGGAAAGATCTCATGTTTGAAAATAAGATGGGGTTTGAAATATTATGAGATAAACGGTGTTGAAGATCAAAGATTCAGAGCTTCAATCctttttatttaaaaatgatttgaatTAGAGCCCTCAAAAAGATTATGAAATTTGACTAATTTTCTTGtaattttatgtttcaatttatAAAAACCATCATGCGTATCTTATATATTCGTTCATTTTAACTAAACTTCAAAAAGAAATAaatcaatatatataaatataaatgaataAATTCAAATAATCAATTAGATTACAGTCAAGAGAAAAACTTTTATCCAGTCCTCACTTTGCTCTATTTTTCATATGGATTCAATTTAGTGCCATAATTGAATCgaaataaaagataaaataaaagaaataacaatacttttacaaaagaaaaagcacTTACATTTTTTATTAATAACATTATTG
It contains:
- the LOC122026893 gene encoding uncharacterized protein LOC122026893, whose protein sequence is MIEQFINFVIRPPRADYNPDQYLWEPEFTLAGRKYKRLDLELKNGRGHTLKCSHYVPYSIPENTALPCVVYCHGNSGCRADANEAAVILLPSNITLFTLDFSGSGLSEGEYVSLGWHEKDDLKTVVTYLRTNKQISCIGLWGRSMGAVTSLLYGAEDPSIAGMVLDSAFSNLFELMMELVDVYKIRLPKFTIRLALRYMRRVIQKRAKFDIMELNAVQSAPKTFIPTLFGHASDDIFIQARHSDIIYEAYAGDKNIIKFEGDHNSPRPQFYYDSVSIFFYNVLRPPQIPSSSSNKFERYYDLGDLKVGAGNEESLLYEIITGLRTAGSDEACSSSTPGIPNVAGSTAKSVVELLSESVTHLSIANDFDFLVDEDNTIIKIESDTNDGSSVQAKRTELNEECCSFSSSNRESWGRCSSLGGDSDKSSSVERTGRSNSKHQTTLRLLATPLRRIRRRSSPKSKNKKEGTSVANKPKRKKKLEKKETFGQRLHLCFLGLTNHRRHRST